Proteins from a genomic interval of Niabella soli DSM 19437:
- a CDS encoding SusD/RagB family nutrient-binding outer membrane lipoprotein, which translates to MKKQFFIGSLLLLLVSAMYSCKKGFEKLNIDPINILHTSSSQILAPALVNALWPGMTRNRSFTNELMQVTVSISDGENTVFRYAFRASQSDYLWNAWYVQLTNFRSVDSLSSSGDSINTSYQGIARICEAWVFANLTDTYGDIPYTEALQGKEGNVQPVFDRQKDIYQSLFKKLEEANELLAKNQAIVVTSDPVYNGDLSKWRKFGNSLYLRLLLRISGKAEVAQQCQDKIKQIVQDPATYPIMTSNADCARVLWTGQTSSTDPYTSPYVYNVRVQDFRTPAICSYFLDSLITWTDPRITSAKPYGSGSIGRLGIAQASGGGWRGVSSGYIPGHADPKGCYFQSYDDKSTGGVWSLQQNPWTGIIMQYAEVQFILAEAALKGWIGGNPRDYFYQGIASAINYWVPNFPEDITSSEFADHLDNLAAGSVVWSNDLSFDRKMELIHGQKYYALFLTDLQQWFEYRRTGYPNLHLSELPGLQNGGVMPARLVYPVYVQSANPTNYKTAVAAQGPDQINTNVWWQKP; encoded by the coding sequence ATGAAAAAACAATTTTTTATCGGCTCCTTATTATTGTTGTTGGTGTCAGCAATGTACTCCTGCAAAAAAGGATTCGAAAAGCTAAATATAGATCCCATTAATATCCTGCACACTTCCTCCAGCCAGATACTGGCGCCTGCGCTGGTAAATGCTCTTTGGCCGGGCATGACAAGGAACCGGAGCTTTACAAATGAACTGATGCAGGTTACGGTTAGCATCAGCGACGGGGAAAATACAGTATTCCGCTATGCTTTCAGGGCCAGCCAGTCCGATTATTTATGGAATGCCTGGTATGTGCAGCTCACCAACTTCAGAAGTGTGGACAGCCTGTCAAGCAGCGGTGATAGCATTAATACTTCTTACCAGGGTATTGCCCGGATCTGTGAAGCGTGGGTATTTGCGAATTTAACGGACACTTATGGCGATATTCCCTACACGGAAGCGCTTCAGGGCAAGGAAGGAAATGTGCAACCCGTTTTTGACCGGCAGAAGGACATTTATCAAAGCCTGTTTAAAAAACTGGAAGAGGCAAATGAGTTGCTGGCTAAAAACCAGGCCATTGTTGTAACAAGTGACCCGGTTTATAACGGAGATCTTTCAAAATGGAGAAAATTCGGAAACTCTTTGTACTTAAGATTGCTGCTCCGCATATCAGGAAAGGCCGAGGTGGCGCAGCAATGCCAGGATAAGATAAAACAAATTGTTCAGGATCCTGCAACTTACCCCATCATGACCTCCAACGCCGATTGTGCCAGGGTGCTTTGGACCGGGCAAACCAGCAGTACGGACCCTTATACTTCGCCCTATGTGTATAACGTGCGGGTGCAGGATTTCAGGACACCGGCAATCTGCAGCTATTTTTTGGATAGTTTGATTACCTGGACCGACCCAAGAATTACTTCTGCCAAACCGTATGGGTCGGGAAGCATTGGCCGCCTGGGTATTGCACAGGCCAGCGGCGGCGGTTGGCGCGGGGTATCAAGCGGGTACATTCCCGGCCATGCCGATCCCAAGGGTTGTTATTTTCAAAGTTATGACGATAAAAGCACCGGCGGCGTATGGTCATTACAGCAGAACCCCTGGACAGGGATCATAATGCAATATGCAGAAGTACAGTTTATACTGGCCGAAGCAGCATTAAAAGGTTGGATCGGCGGCAACCCCAGAGATTATTTTTATCAGGGTATTGCTTCCGCTATTAACTACTGGGTTCCCAATTTTCCGGAGGACATCACTTCTTCCGAATTTGCGGATCATCTTGATAACCTGGCTGCCGGTAGTGTTGTTTGGAGCAATGACCTCTCTTTTGACCGGAAAATGGAGTTGATACATGGGCAAAAATACTACGCGCTGTTCCTGACGGATCTGCAGCAATGGTTTGAATACCGGCGTACAGGCTATCCAAACCTGCATTTATCTGAATTGCCCGGCTTGCAAAATGGCGGTGTAATGCCAGCCCGTTTGGTGTATCCTGTTTATGTACAATCTGCCAATCCCACCAATTATAAAACGGCTGTTGCCGCCCAGGGTCCGGATCAGATCAATACCAACGTATGGTGGCAGAAGCCTTAA
- a CDS encoding GDSL-type esterase/lipase family protein yields MKLKLKKTLHTGLILACVFSAVGSNAQSPAWDSTYRPGSYKLRVDQFNAFPNSSKDIIFLGNSITAGIDWEELFQNPECKNRGISGDITFGVLERLHEVTEGKPQKVFILIGTNDISRNVPDAVILNNYKRIIRQIKKESPATKIYFQTVLPVNADIPPKKGHYGKDEHIAAVNEGLKKLGKDEAITVIDLHPHFLKDGKLNKDLTYDGLHLNINGYKLWSKILKDGKYL; encoded by the coding sequence ATGAAACTTAAATTAAAAAAAACCTTACACACAGGCCTTATCCTGGCCTGTGTGTTTAGCGCCGTCGGAAGCAACGCCCAATCCCCTGCCTGGGACAGCACTTACCGCCCGGGCAGTTATAAATTGCGGGTGGACCAGTTTAATGCCTTTCCCAATTCGTCAAAAGATATTATCTTTTTGGGTAACAGTATTACTGCCGGTATCGACTGGGAAGAGTTATTTCAAAACCCCGAATGCAAGAACCGGGGCATCAGCGGCGACATCACTTTTGGTGTGCTGGAGCGCCTGCACGAGGTTACGGAAGGCAAGCCGCAAAAGGTCTTTATTCTGATCGGCACTAATGATATCTCCCGCAATGTTCCGGATGCAGTGATCTTAAATAACTATAAACGCATCATCCGCCAGATCAAAAAGGAAAGCCCGGCTACAAAAATCTATTTTCAGACCGTGCTTCCTGTGAACGCAGATATTCCGCCCAAAAAAGGTCATTACGGGAAAGATGAACATATAGCCGCCGTAAATGAAGGGCTTAAGAAACTGGGCAAGGATGAGGCGATAACCGTCATCGATCTGCACCCGCATTTTCTAAAGGACGGTAAGCTGAACAAAGATCTTACTTATGACGGCCTGCATCTGAATATTAACGGATATAAACTGTGGTCAAAAATTTTAAAAGACGGAAAGTATTTATAA
- a CDS encoding MIP/aquaporin family protein: protein MNIFTGELVGTFLLIILGNGVVANVVLNKTKGNSSGWIVITFGWAMAVFVGVFVSSKASGAHLNPAVTVALAWLGKINSNTIPQYLGGQLLGAMLGQAGVWLAYRQHYLATDDTGLKLATFSTAPAIRSPLNNMLTELIGTFILILTVLFIIAPANSLGALDALPVAFIVLGIGLSLGGPTGYAINPVRDFGPRLMHAILPIGKKGPSDWGYAWVPIVGPIIGAVLAAIVFQCLN, encoded by the coding sequence ATGAATATTTTTACCGGAGAATTGGTTGGAACCTTTTTGCTCATTATCCTGGGGAATGGGGTGGTAGCGAACGTGGTCTTAAATAAGACCAAGGGAAACAGCAGCGGCTGGATCGTGATCACTTTTGGCTGGGCGATGGCTGTTTTTGTAGGCGTGTTTGTTTCCTCAAAAGCAAGCGGCGCCCATCTGAACCCCGCCGTAACTGTGGCGCTGGCCTGGTTAGGGAAAATTAACAGCAATACAATTCCGCAATACCTTGGTGGGCAACTGCTGGGCGCGATGCTGGGCCAGGCAGGTGTTTGGCTGGCCTACCGGCAACATTACTTAGCTACCGATGATACGGGCCTGAAACTGGCTACTTTTAGCACGGCACCGGCGATCCGCAGCCCTTTGAATAATATGCTTACGGAATTGATCGGAACCTTTATCCTGATCCTGACGGTACTGTTTATTATTGCGCCGGCAAATAGCCTGGGGGCCCTGGATGCATTACCTGTAGCGTTTATTGTGCTGGGCATTGGCTTAAGCCTCGGTGGCCCTACGGGTTATGCCATCAATCCGGTGAGGGATTTTGGTCCCCGGCTGATGCATGCTATTTTGCCTATTGGAAAAAAGGGGCCCAGCGATTGGGGCTATGCCTGGGTGCCCATTGTGGGGCCAATTATCGGTGCGGTGCTGGCCGCGATAGTATTTCAGTGCCTGAATTAG
- the glpK gene encoding glycerol kinase GlpK: MPKYILSFDAGTTSSRAIVFDKSGTIVAVAQKEFTQIFPKPGWVEHDANEIWSTQLGVAAEAIVKAGLSAADIACIGITNQRETTVVWDRATSQPVYNAIVWQDRRTSDYCDALKQEGHSAPIKAKTGLVTDAYFSATKIRWILENVEGARERAEKGELCFGTVDSWLLWKLTNGQVHATDVSNASRTMAYNIHTLEWDKELLELFGIPLSMMPEVRSSSEVYGHTDMVLTGAKIPVSGIAGDQQAALFGQMCTQSGMVKNTYGTGCFMLMNTGAKPVPSENNLLTTIAWKINDEVSYALEGSVFIAGAVVQWLRDGLKLIQKSGDIEALTATEPDNGGVYMVPAFTGLGAPYWNQHARGMITGLTRGSSDGHIARAAVESIAYQTMDVLKAMEADSGISIKEVRVDGGATVNNYLMQFQANLLDTKVVRPKITETTALGAAYLSGLAIGFWNDIKEVERYWQVDQAFEPYMTEEVREQLTRGWKRAVKAAQAWTEEV, from the coding sequence ATGCCAAAGTACATTCTCTCTTTCGATGCAGGTACCACCAGTTCCCGCGCTATTGTTTTCGATAAGTCCGGAACAATTGTTGCCGTAGCGCAAAAAGAGTTTACACAGATCTTTCCGAAGCCCGGTTGGGTGGAGCACGACGCCAATGAAATATGGTCGACCCAGTTAGGGGTGGCTGCCGAAGCCATTGTGAAGGCGGGGCTAAGCGCTGCCGACATTGCCTGCATTGGCATTACCAATCAACGGGAAACAACGGTTGTATGGGATCGCGCTACGTCACAACCCGTTTATAATGCCATCGTATGGCAGGATCGACGTACCTCCGACTATTGTGATGCGTTGAAGCAGGAAGGACATTCGGCACCCATAAAAGCAAAAACAGGGTTGGTGACCGATGCCTATTTTTCGGCAACAAAGATCCGGTGGATCCTTGAAAACGTAGAAGGGGCAAGGGAGCGGGCCGAAAAAGGCGAATTGTGTTTTGGAACGGTTGATTCCTGGTTGTTATGGAAACTGACCAACGGCCAGGTGCATGCAACCGACGTCAGCAATGCATCGCGCACCATGGCCTACAATATTCATACACTGGAGTGGGATAAGGAATTGCTGGAATTATTTGGCATCCCGTTAAGCATGATGCCCGAAGTGCGTTCCAGCAGCGAGGTGTACGGTCATACGGATATGGTTTTAACAGGAGCAAAAATTCCGGTGAGCGGTATTGCCGGAGATCAGCAGGCAGCGTTATTCGGTCAAATGTGCACTCAGTCCGGAATGGTGAAAAATACGTATGGTACGGGGTGTTTTATGCTGATGAATACAGGAGCCAAGCCGGTGCCGTCTGAAAATAATTTGTTAACGACCATCGCCTGGAAGATAAATGATGAAGTGAGCTACGCGCTGGAAGGCAGTGTATTTATTGCAGGAGCGGTGGTGCAGTGGCTACGCGATGGATTGAAGCTGATTCAAAAATCGGGGGATATAGAAGCGCTAACGGCAACGGAGCCCGATAATGGCGGCGTGTACATGGTGCCCGCTTTTACCGGGCTGGGGGCGCCTTATTGGAACCAGCATGCGCGGGGAATGATCACCGGTCTTACCAGGGGCAGCTCCGACGGGCATATTGCGCGGGCGGCGGTAGAGAGCATCGCCTACCAGACCATGGACGTATTGAAGGCGATGGAAGCGGATTCCGGTATTTCAATCAAAGAAGTACGGGTGGATGGCGGCGCTACGGTGAACAATTACCTGATGCAGTTCCAGGCGAATTTGCTGGATACAAAAGTGGTGCGGCCGAAGATCACGGAAACCACGGCTTTAGGCGCTGCATATCTTAGCGGCCTGGCAATAGGTTTCTGGAATGACATAAAAGAAGTGGAACGGTACTGGCAGGTAGACCAGGCATTTGAACCGTATATGACGGAGGAGGTGCGCGAACAATTAACAAGAGGCTGGAAGCGTGCGGTAAAAGCAGCCCAGGCCTGGACGGAAGAAGTCTGA
- a CDS encoding calcineurin-like phosphoesterase C-terminal domain-containing protein, producing the protein MKSRTISRRAFLVSGAMAGAGLAAGGCSKGSAAGPGTETSGNESGALPDVAGMTVKGRVTCAGAGVPGVVVSDGVAVTTTGKDGSYYLPSAKTKKFVFISVPGGYEVSAGNTILPVFYQAFGADASVVETINFTVTKTDNDKHVVLAIGDLHLANRNDDIAQFQNGFLPDAKATIDRYRQQGYKVYGLTLGDMTWDAYWYANKYSFAEYLSVMKNINIPVFHTMGNHDNDPYVAADWPAEAAFRASLGPTYYSFNLGKVHYVVLDNIEYVNKGGAQGTLGDRSYNETIVADQLAWLKKDLATLSDKSAPVVLAMHIHLNGNPSASETAALNLTNASALIDCFSGFSNVNVLTGHTHICYAYENSPTLMEHNSGAVCATWWWTGKSGYAGNQICKDGAPGGYAIWKFNNTGYQWLYKAIGYEEQYQFRAYDMNLVHITAANYAPKTTDALLADYVDAYAVKNTGNEILVNVWGYDKRWKVELFENGTMPLAVTRVKVKDPLHIISYEALRLNAGATPTSDFCTTTSAHLFKAAAVSPTSPVLIKVTDRFGNVYTETMTRPKALTVSMK; encoded by the coding sequence ATGAAAAGCAGAACGATTTCAAGGAGGGCCTTTCTTGTTTCCGGCGCAATGGCCGGTGCAGGGTTGGCTGCCGGGGGGTGTAGTAAAGGGAGTGCTGCCGGACCGGGAACGGAAACTTCCGGCAATGAAAGCGGCGCCCTGCCTGATGTAGCCGGCATGACGGTTAAAGGGCGGGTTACCTGTGCCGGTGCGGGCGTGCCGGGTGTGGTGGTATCAGATGGGGTGGCGGTTACTACTACTGGCAAAGACGGCAGTTATTATCTTCCTTCCGCAAAAACAAAAAAATTTGTTTTTATTTCCGTACCCGGCGGCTATGAGGTGAGCGCTGGCAATACCATACTCCCGGTTTTTTACCAGGCATTTGGAGCCGATGCATCCGTGGTGGAAACAATAAACTTTACAGTAACAAAAACAGACAATGATAAGCATGTAGTGCTGGCAATTGGCGATCTGCACCTGGCCAACCGGAACGATGATATTGCCCAGTTTCAAAACGGCTTTTTGCCGGATGCAAAGGCAACCATCGATCGCTACCGGCAGCAAGGGTACAAAGTGTACGGACTTACACTGGGCGACATGACCTGGGATGCTTACTGGTATGCGAACAAATACAGCTTTGCTGAATACCTGTCTGTAATGAAAAACATAAATATACCGGTCTTCCATACCATGGGCAATCATGATAATGACCCCTATGTGGCCGCCGATTGGCCCGCAGAAGCCGCTTTCAGAGCTTCACTGGGCCCCACCTATTATTCGTTCAACCTTGGAAAAGTACATTATGTTGTTTTAGATAATATTGAGTATGTAAATAAAGGAGGCGCTCAGGGCACTTTGGGCGACCGGTCCTACAATGAAACCATCGTCGCAGACCAGTTGGCGTGGTTAAAAAAGGACCTGGCAACCCTTTCTGATAAGTCGGCCCCTGTTGTTCTGGCCATGCACATCCATTTAAACGGTAACCCGTCAGCTTCGGAAACCGCAGCGCTGAATTTGACCAACGCATCAGCATTGATCGACTGTTTCTCCGGGTTCAGCAATGTAAATGTATTAACCGGGCATACCCATATCTGTTATGCTTATGAAAATTCACCAACGCTGATGGAGCATAACTCCGGCGCTGTTTGCGCTACCTGGTGGTGGACCGGCAAAAGCGGTTATGCCGGCAATCAGATCTGTAAAGACGGCGCCCCGGGAGGTTATGCCATCTGGAAATTTAATAACACCGGGTATCAGTGGTTATATAAAGCAATCGGGTATGAGGAGCAGTACCAGTTCAGGGCTTATGATATGAACCTGGTTCATATTACGGCTGCTAACTATGCACCCAAAACCACCGATGCACTTTTGGCGGATTATGTAGACGCGTATGCTGTAAAAAATACCGGTAACGAAATTTTGGTGAACGTTTGGGGGTACGATAAACGCTGGAAAGTGGAATTGTTCGAAAACGGAACAATGCCGCTGGCTGTTACACGTGTAAAGGTGAAAGATCCGCTGCATATTATTTCTTACGAGGCGCTGCGGCTGAACGCCGGGGCAACGCCCACAAGCGATTTTTGTACCACAACATCGGCGCACCTGTTTAAAGCTGCGGCCGTAAGCCCCACTTCGCCGGTATTGATAAAGGTAACAGACCGGTTTGGGAATGTTTATACGGAAACGATGACACGGCCCAAGGCTTTAACCGTATCAATGAAATGA
- a CDS encoding DUF5689 domain-containing protein: MKHIFNLLLVLSIAAAINSCTKNTYENYPGGVPYDVISALDVRLLYNGQDVTLTKDLLYGGARLAAVVISDHTEKNIPDGLLVVQDSRRLNMLRGIAIDLGATAANYHPGDSLMINIDGATLTRKNGILTIVGVTDAKIESKGKGQVNTNAITTAELLANPNNYESSLCIVNKSSFNPTLPAGEGIGGVKTINDGFADLTLYTDPSVSYANNAPFSLAAYVGIPFATEKGSIQLRTRDADDIVNMGSSEQDLLISGFMGDPKGGDGGNEYVQMIATKDINFAVTPYSIVFCANPGASTPALDNGWATGGQRTIKWNITSGSVLKGQFFYFGFQGKKINGNAGTVSFPAGTNWYQKTYSTSATNKGDGGLFRASAFSTSGPFPNSGNTCGVALFKGTTVNEKSVPEDVLFVASGGTTSIYDPSKNPILGYRICNNDWYSMFSVGIDQSTYKPVILPYLYYRSPGNTTNMPYAINAAHPVAATDAGLFNMMGGVYNITLHRWTSARKQTPIELFQATDDTHTAATIADIEPGRGGPNDSLITRIVE, translated from the coding sequence ATGAAACATATATTCAATCTCCTTTTGGTGTTAAGCATAGCTGCAGCAATCAACAGTTGCACCAAAAATACCTACGAAAATTATCCGGGCGGAGTGCCCTACGATGTAATTTCCGCCCTGGATGTACGCTTGCTGTACAACGGCCAGGATGTAACGCTTACTAAGGACCTGCTGTATGGCGGCGCCCGGCTGGCTGCGGTGGTAATATCGGATCACACTGAAAAAAATATCCCGGATGGATTGCTGGTAGTGCAGGACAGCCGCCGCCTTAATATGTTACGGGGCATTGCCATAGACCTGGGCGCCACTGCCGCTAATTACCACCCGGGGGATTCGTTAATGATCAATATTGACGGCGCTACTTTAACCAGAAAGAACGGCATTTTAACTATTGTTGGTGTAACAGACGCTAAAATTGAATCCAAGGGAAAAGGACAAGTCAACACAAATGCGATAACCACAGCAGAGCTGCTGGCGAATCCTAACAATTACGAAAGTTCCCTGTGTATCGTTAATAAATCCAGCTTCAATCCCACATTACCGGCCGGGGAGGGAATCGGCGGCGTTAAAACAATTAATGATGGTTTTGCCGATCTGACACTTTATACCGATCCCAGCGTAAGTTATGCTAATAATGCCCCATTCAGTTTAGCGGCTTATGTAGGAATACCTTTTGCTACGGAAAAGGGATCGATACAATTAAGAACAAGAGATGCAGATGACATAGTGAATATGGGATCTTCTGAACAGGACCTCCTTATTTCCGGATTCATGGGCGATCCCAAGGGCGGCGATGGTGGTAACGAATACGTGCAGATGATCGCCACCAAAGACATCAACTTCGCTGTAACACCCTACAGCATTGTTTTCTGTGCCAACCCTGGCGCGTCTACCCCTGCGCTGGATAACGGTTGGGCCACCGGAGGACAGCGGACTATTAAGTGGAACATTACATCTGGCTCTGTATTAAAAGGGCAATTCTTTTACTTCGGTTTCCAGGGCAAAAAAATCAATGGCAATGCGGGTACGGTTTCTTTCCCGGCAGGAACGAATTGGTATCAAAAGACCTATTCAACCAGCGCTACCAATAAGGGTGATGGCGGCTTGTTCCGCGCAAGTGCCTTTTCAACCAGCGGCCCCTTTCCGAATAGCGGGAACACCTGCGGTGTCGCCTTGTTTAAAGGGACCACAGTTAACGAGAAATCAGTTCCGGAAGACGTGTTATTTGTAGCTTCCGGCGGAACCACTTCTATTTACGATCCTTCCAAAAACCCGATACTGGGTTACCGGATCTGTAATAACGACTGGTATTCTATGTTCTCAGTGGGTATTGATCAAAGCACCTACAAGCCGGTGATTCTGCCCTATCTGTATTATCGCTCACCAGGTAATACCACTAATATGCCCTATGCGATAAATGCGGCGCACCCGGTTGCGGCTACTGATGCCGGGTTGTTCAATATGATGGGAGGGGTTTATAATATTACCTTGCATCGGTGGACCAGCGCAAGGAAGCAGACACCAATAGAATTATTTCAGGCAACAGACGATACCCACACTGCGGCTACCATTGCCGATATAGAACCGGGCCGTGGCGGTCCCAATGATTCGCTTATTACAAGAATAGTAGAATAA
- a CDS encoding glycerophosphodiester phosphodiesterase family protein: protein MKKTIFSVALLLAVTMAGYGQKKIQLPPTYKNLDMEAHRGGRGLMPENTIPAMLNAIDMGVTTLEMDMQVTKDKQVIVSHDATFNYGFTTTPEGDTLTPAESKKRILYTMTYDSIKKYDVGKKFYPAEPRQKKMAAVKPLLKELLTTTEAYAKKKDIAIQYNIEIKSSPKGDGVTSPPVAEFTDLAMQTLLPFNIGKRLIIQCFDVRALKIMHQKYPQVQTSYLVDDKEKRPLAEQLEALGYTPAYYSPHYAIVTPELVKECHQRNIKIVPWTVNDLPTIKKLADMGVDGIITDYPDLFYQLK, encoded by the coding sequence ATGAAAAAAACAATTTTTAGCGTCGCGCTTCTGCTGGCCGTAACAATGGCCGGGTACGGGCAAAAGAAAATCCAGCTTCCGCCAACCTATAAAAACCTGGATATGGAAGCGCACCGCGGTGGCCGCGGACTGATGCCGGAAAATACGATCCCTGCCATGCTGAACGCCATAGATATGGGGGTTACCACCCTGGAGATGGATATGCAGGTAACAAAGGACAAACAGGTTATCGTATCGCACGACGCTACATTTAATTACGGGTTTACCACCACACCGGAGGGCGATACCCTCACCCCTGCGGAGTCAAAAAAGCGGATCCTGTACACCATGACCTACGATTCGATTAAAAAATATGATGTAGGCAAAAAGTTCTATCCGGCAGAGCCCCGCCAGAAAAAAATGGCCGCAGTAAAGCCGCTGTTAAAAGAGCTGCTCACCACCACAGAGGCCTATGCTAAAAAGAAAGACATCGCCATTCAATATAATATTGAAATTAAATCCAGCCCCAAAGGTGATGGCGTTACCAGCCCGCCCGTGGCGGAATTCACAGACCTGGCTATGCAAACCCTCCTGCCGTTTAATATTGGCAAACGGCTTATTATCCAGTGTTTTGATGTGCGGGCATTAAAAATAATGCATCAAAAATACCCACAGGTGCAAACTTCTTATTTAGTGGATGATAAAGAAAAGCGCCCGTTGGCTGAACAATTGGAGGCCCTGGGTTATACGCCGGCATATTATAGTCCGCATTATGCCATTGTAACACCAGAGCTGGTAAAAGAGTGTCATCAGCGCAACATCAAAATAGTACCCTGGACGGTGAATGATTTGCCCACAATTAAAAAGCTAGCCGATATGGGTGTGGATGGCATTATTACCGATTATCCCGATTTGTTTTACCAGTTGAAATAA